The following are encoded together in the Thalassolituus oleivorans MIL-1 genome:
- a CDS encoding FAD-binding oxidoreductase: protein MTTLTQEALIEQLSAIVGTDKVRTDADSLETFGKDWTKIYPPKPSAIVFPKTTEQVQKIVLLANEQSLSLVPSGGRTGLSAGAVAANGEVVISFDYMNQISEFNAIDRTVKCGAGVVTEQLQVFAEEQGLFYPVDFASAGSSQLGGNISTNAGGIKVIRYGMTRDWVAGLTVVTGKGDVLNLNKDLVKNNTGYDMRQLFIGGEGTLGFITEATMRLTRAPKNLTVLVLGVPEFDAIMSVLNTFQGRMDLTAFEFFSDKAMRKVVARGDVPAPFETPAEYYALLEFEAENEDHINTAMEIFEYCVEQGWVLDGVMSQSETQAANLWRLREDISETISEWTPYKNDISVVVSKVPPFLHEIEEVVTREYPDFEIIWFGHIGDGNLHLNILKPDDLAKEVFFQRCAKVSTWVFEIVEKYAGSVSAEHGVGLTKKPYLEYTRSKEELDYMRAVKLVFDPKNVMNPGKLIDL from the coding sequence ATGACCACGTTGACACAAGAAGCCCTAATTGAGCAGTTATCAGCGATTGTTGGCACCGATAAGGTGCGAACAGATGCAGATTCGTTAGAAACCTTTGGTAAGGATTGGACCAAGATTTATCCACCAAAGCCTTCTGCGATTGTGTTCCCTAAGACGACTGAGCAAGTGCAAAAGATCGTCCTTCTTGCGAACGAGCAAAGCTTGTCTCTGGTTCCTTCGGGTGGTCGTACCGGCCTCAGCGCTGGCGCCGTTGCGGCTAACGGTGAAGTCGTAATCTCTTTTGATTACATGAACCAAATCAGCGAATTCAATGCCATTGATCGTACTGTTAAATGTGGAGCTGGTGTCGTTACCGAACAGTTGCAAGTTTTTGCTGAAGAGCAGGGTTTATTTTATCCCGTCGATTTTGCGTCTGCGGGGTCAAGCCAACTTGGCGGTAACATTTCTACCAATGCCGGTGGTATTAAAGTTATCCGTTACGGTATGACTCGTGATTGGGTTGCCGGTTTAACGGTTGTGACGGGTAAGGGTGATGTTTTAAACCTGAATAAAGACTTGGTTAAAAACAACACTGGCTACGATATGCGCCAGTTGTTTATTGGCGGAGAGGGCACCCTAGGTTTTATTACAGAAGCGACAATGCGCTTAACTCGTGCCCCTAAAAACCTGACTGTTTTGGTTCTTGGGGTGCCAGAGTTCGATGCGATTATGAGCGTATTAAATACCTTCCAAGGACGGATGGATTTAACTGCTTTTGAGTTTTTCTCCGATAAAGCGATGCGCAAAGTTGTCGCGCGTGGCGATGTGCCTGCGCCATTTGAAACTCCTGCTGAATATTATGCGCTGCTTGAATTTGAAGCGGAAAATGAAGATCACATTAATACCGCTATGGAGATCTTTGAGTACTGTGTAGAGCAAGGCTGGGTGCTAGATGGTGTGATGAGTCAGAGTGAGACTCAAGCAGCTAACTTGTGGCGTTTGCGTGAAGACATCTCTGAAACCATTTCAGAGTGGACGCCGTACAAAAACGATATCTCCGTTGTTGTATCGAAAGTTCCACCTTTCCTGCATGAAATTGAGGAAGTGGTAACCCGCGAGTATCCTGATTTTGAGATTATTTGGTTCGGGCATATCGGCGACGGCAATTTGCATTTGAACATCCTTAAGCCGGATGATTTAGCGAAAGAAGTGTTCTTTCAACGCTGCGCGAAGGTATCTACATGGGTATTCGAAATCGTTGAGAAATATGCCGGTTCAGTTTCTGCTGAGCATGGGGTTGGTTTAACGAAAAAGCCATATCTGGAGTATACCCGCTCGAAAGAAGAGTTGGATTATATGCGCGCAGTGAAGCTGGTATTTGATCCTAAGAATGTGATGAATCCTGGTAAGTTAATCGACCTATAA
- the serA gene encoding phosphoglycerate dehydrogenase, with amino-acid sequence MAQTSLDKSKIKFLLLEGVHQSAIDTLNAAGYTNIEYLKTALGEDDLKEAIKDAHFVGIRSRTQLTEEIFQAAEKLIAVGCFCIGTNQVDLKAATKRGVAVFNAPYSNTRSVAELSIAEIIMLMRGVPAKNAECHRGGWSKSAENSFEIRGKKLGIIGYGSIGTQLSVMAESMGMEVFFYDVVTKLSIGNAKQVGSLNELLNMCDVISLHVPETAATKWMMGVEQFAQMKQGSILLNASRGTVVDIDALADALRSKKLIGAAIDVFPVEPRSNNEEFITPLREFDNVILTPHVGGSTLEAQENIGKEVGEKLSQYSDNGTTTSSVNFPEVALPSNPNVHRILHTHKNVPGVMNAINQIFAENGINISGQYLQTVEEVGYVVIDVAADASELALEKIKQVEGTIRARVLY; translated from the coding sequence ATGGCACAAACATCCCTCGACAAAAGCAAGATCAAGTTCCTCTTGTTAGAAGGCGTGCATCAATCTGCAATCGATACTCTTAATGCGGCTGGATACACCAATATCGAGTACCTGAAGACAGCTCTCGGTGAAGACGATCTTAAAGAAGCGATCAAAGATGCGCATTTCGTTGGCATTCGCTCACGCACGCAGCTAACCGAAGAAATCTTTCAAGCCGCTGAAAAGCTAATTGCTGTTGGTTGCTTCTGCATTGGTACCAACCAAGTTGACCTAAAAGCAGCAACTAAGCGCGGCGTAGCAGTATTCAACGCTCCTTATTCTAATACGCGCTCTGTTGCAGAATTATCTATTGCAGAAATCATCATGCTGATGCGCGGTGTCCCTGCTAAAAATGCTGAGTGTCATCGTGGCGGCTGGAGCAAGTCTGCGGAGAATTCTTTCGAAATTCGTGGCAAAAAGCTTGGCATCATCGGTTATGGGAGCATAGGTACTCAGCTATCTGTTATGGCTGAAAGCATGGGCATGGAAGTCTTCTTCTATGATGTTGTCACCAAACTTTCCATTGGTAACGCCAAACAAGTAGGCTCGCTAAACGAATTGTTAAACATGTGTGATGTAATCTCATTACATGTACCAGAAACAGCGGCTACCAAGTGGATGATGGGCGTAGAACAATTTGCTCAAATGAAGCAAGGCAGTATTCTGCTAAATGCTTCACGCGGAACTGTAGTTGATATTGATGCACTAGCCGATGCTCTGCGTAGCAAGAAGCTTATCGGTGCTGCTATTGATGTGTTCCCAGTTGAGCCACGCTCAAACAACGAAGAGTTTATTACCCCTCTGCGTGAGTTTGATAACGTGATTCTGACGCCACACGTTGGCGGTTCAACACTGGAAGCTCAAGAGAACATCGGTAAAGAAGTGGGCGAGAAGCTATCTCAATATAGCGACAACGGCACTACGACATCATCTGTTAACTTCCCTGAAGTTGCTCTGCCGTCAAATCCGAATGTTCATCGCATTTTGCATACGCACAAAAACGTGCCTGGTGTTATGAATGCGATCAACCAAATTTTTGCAGAAAACGGCATCAATATTTCTGGCCAATATCTGCAAACAGTTGAGGAAGTAGGTTACGTCGTCATAGATGTTGCTGCTGACGCATCTGAATTGGCTTTAGAAAAAATCAAACAAGTTGAAGGCACAATTCGTGCTCGAGTTTTGTATTGA
- a CDS encoding HD-GYP domain-containing protein produces MTMRDGRRFNVNKRHSRQRLDVSELSVGMYVVELDRPWIDSPFLFQGFLLENADDIIAVQDICKWVYVDVVEEEWVEADVNKPTGVRHTQKRYVDKNQMATQLTAANRTYQSTKKQVKHLLASAQLGQALNMADAKVAVKDCVDRVVANPNAILWLTRLKHQDEYTAEHSVNVCLLSIALGQRMGLAAYELENIGISGLMHDIGKMKVPPEILNKPDRLDPEEFAEMARHTVYAKQLLMGRSDIYPGAVDVAYSHHERLDGKGYPRGIDSSKISLFTRIVTIADAYDAMTSDRCYKVGMSSMEALQIINRNIGTQFDKEVARQFIGMIGMYPPGYLLEMSNGEVGIILSADKGYQLKPRVMMVLDRDKNPQPEAIINLAMNPTDGAGQPYKTKGVYRSGHFGVDVGEYTKKGLRIQGFDEME; encoded by the coding sequence ATGACTATGCGGGATGGCCGACGATTTAATGTTAACAAGCGACATAGCCGGCAGCGTTTGGATGTTTCTGAGTTGTCTGTCGGTATGTATGTCGTTGAGCTTGATCGCCCTTGGATTGATTCTCCTTTTTTATTCCAAGGGTTTTTATTAGAAAATGCTGATGACATTATTGCCGTCCAAGATATTTGTAAATGGGTTTATGTTGATGTTGTTGAGGAAGAGTGGGTAGAGGCGGATGTTAATAAGCCTACAGGTGTAAGGCATACTCAAAAACGATATGTCGATAAAAATCAAATGGCCACACAATTAACGGCCGCCAATAGAACTTATCAATCCACCAAAAAACAAGTTAAGCACTTGCTAGCGAGTGCCCAGCTTGGTCAAGCCCTCAATATGGCCGATGCTAAAGTCGCTGTAAAAGACTGTGTTGATCGAGTTGTAGCGAACCCTAACGCCATACTTTGGTTAACACGCTTAAAACATCAAGATGAATATACGGCTGAGCACTCGGTTAACGTATGTCTGCTCTCGATTGCGTTGGGGCAAAGAATGGGATTAGCGGCCTACGAATTGGAAAATATCGGTATTAGTGGGCTAATGCACGACATTGGCAAAATGAAAGTCCCACCTGAGATTCTGAACAAACCGGATCGACTGGATCCTGAAGAGTTCGCCGAAATGGCACGTCACACCGTCTATGCCAAACAATTGCTAATGGGTCGCTCCGATATCTACCCTGGTGCGGTCGATGTCGCGTATAGCCATCATGAACGTCTGGATGGTAAGGGTTATCCTCGCGGTATCGACTCCAGTAAGATCTCTTTATTTACCCGTATTGTTACTATTGCAGATGCCTATGATGCGATGACTAGTGATCGCTGTTACAAGGTCGGCATGTCATCGATGGAGGCCTTGCAGATTATAAACCGAAATATTGGTACGCAGTTCGATAAAGAAGTCGCTCGTCAGTTTATTGGCATGATTGGTATGTATCCACCGGGTTACCTATTGGAAATGAGCAATGGAGAGGTGGGGATTATTCTATCCGCCGATAAAGGTTACCAGTTGAAGCCGCGCGTGATGATGGTGCTTGATAGAGATAAAAACCCCCAACCTGAAGCTATTATCAACTTAGCAATGAATCCTACTGACGGAGCCGGTCAGCCCTATAAAACTAAAGGTGTCTATCGGAGCGGTCATTTCGGAGTAGATGTCGGAGAGTACACGAAGAAGGGACTAAGAATTCAAGGCTTTGATGAAATGGAATGA
- the modF gene encoding molybdate ABC transporter ATP-binding protein ModF → MISFDGILARLHDGRILTVDHWSIEKMQTWAILGTNGSGKSALSCLFDGDLVLSHGSSKGLPSNVMYVSLEAQAKQIEQERREDESDLLDRIDLGTPVRAFLEPISEVRHWISLLRMEHLLDQGFRSLSTGETRKVMLIRALQAKPDLLILDEPLEGLDQVSRRVVSEGLAQLKHNGQAIIWVANRLDEIPDWITHIAFMHDAKLLVQGTKEDVIASPEVIGLLHFDQALPDFPPPPKGRKVLPNHQALVEMTDVSIVYGERVLFEGLNWCIKPGEHWAIEGPNGSGKTSLLQLITGDNPQCYRNQLMVFGMRRGSGETIWDIKQYIGLVSASLQWDYRASTNVLSTVISGLYDSIGLYRATGDVDKQLALQWLDVIGLRHLANQSLQHLSYGEQRLVLIARALIKQPALLILDEPCQGLDDPSRHLVLAFLQRLAVQRMITLLYVTHQPKEIPEAFVRRLEFDGNKTLRIRGDI, encoded by the coding sequence ATGATTTCTTTTGATGGCATTTTAGCTCGTCTCCATGATGGACGAATATTGACCGTGGATCACTGGAGTATTGAGAAGATGCAGACGTGGGCTATTCTCGGTACCAATGGTAGCGGCAAGTCAGCACTGTCCTGCTTGTTTGATGGGGATTTGGTACTCAGCCATGGCTCCAGTAAAGGTTTACCCTCAAATGTAATGTATGTTTCCTTAGAGGCGCAGGCCAAGCAAATAGAGCAAGAGCGTCGTGAAGATGAATCCGATTTGCTGGATAGGATAGATCTCGGGACACCAGTGCGGGCTTTTCTCGAACCAATCTCAGAGGTTAGGCATTGGATTTCATTGCTGCGTATGGAGCATCTTCTGGATCAAGGGTTTCGATCACTTTCTACGGGTGAAACGAGGAAAGTGATGTTGATTCGAGCCTTGCAGGCAAAACCGGATTTATTGATATTGGATGAACCTCTAGAGGGTTTAGACCAAGTCAGTCGCCGGGTTGTGAGTGAGGGCTTGGCTCAACTTAAACACAATGGCCAAGCTATAATCTGGGTGGCTAACCGCCTCGATGAAATTCCTGACTGGATTACCCATATTGCATTTATGCACGATGCCAAATTGTTAGTGCAAGGAACAAAAGAGGACGTTATTGCATCGCCAGAAGTCATCGGCTTGCTGCATTTTGATCAAGCATTGCCCGACTTTCCGCCGCCACCTAAAGGCCGCAAAGTGCTTCCTAATCACCAAGCGTTAGTTGAAATGACGGACGTTTCTATTGTTTATGGCGAGCGTGTACTTTTTGAAGGTTTGAACTGGTGTATTAAACCAGGAGAGCATTGGGCGATTGAAGGTCCAAACGGTAGTGGTAAGACAAGTTTACTGCAGCTGATTACCGGCGATAATCCTCAGTGTTACCGAAACCAGTTGATGGTATTCGGAATGAGGCGTGGGTCGGGGGAAACTATCTGGGATATTAAGCAGTATATCGGTTTAGTTTCTGCTTCGTTGCAATGGGACTATCGCGCGAGCACTAATGTTCTGAGCACGGTTATCTCGGGGCTTTATGACAGTATTGGGTTGTATAGGGCAACGGGAGATGTTGACAAGCAGCTAGCTCTGCAGTGGTTAGACGTTATAGGTTTACGCCACCTAGCTAATCAGAGTTTGCAACATCTGTCTTATGGCGAACAACGCTTAGTTTTAATTGCTCGGGCACTTATTAAGCAGCCTGCTCTTTTGATTCTGGACGAGCCTTGCCAGGGGCTAGATGACCCAAGTCGCCATCTTGTTCTTGCTTTTTTACAGCGTCTTGCTGTGCAGAGAATGATAACCTTGTTATATGTGACACATCAGCCCAAGGAAATTCCTGAGGCGTTTGTTCGTAGATTGGAATTTGATGGCAACAAAACATTACGGATACGAGGTGACATTTAA
- a CDS encoding histidine triad nucleotide-binding protein has product MSEDTIFGKISRGELPANIVYEDDQCLGFRDMYPAAPMHILLIPRKPIPRLCDAQAEDQALLGHMMLVASQIAEQEGFGDKYRLVVNNGAEAGQSVFHLHLHIIGGRSLSWPPG; this is encoded by the coding sequence ATGTCTGAAGATACCATTTTTGGAAAAATCAGTCGGGGTGAGTTACCCGCTAATATTGTCTATGAAGATGATCAATGTTTGGGATTTCGGGATATGTATCCTGCGGCACCAATGCATATTTTATTGATTCCTCGTAAGCCCATTCCTCGATTATGTGACGCTCAAGCTGAAGACCAAGCATTGTTAGGTCATATGATGCTCGTTGCTAGTCAGATAGCGGAGCAAGAAGGTTTTGGTGATAAATATCGGCTTGTTGTGAATAACGGCGCTGAGGCTGGACAGTCGGTATTTCATCTTCATCTTCATATCATTGGAGGTCGTTCCTTAAGTTGGCCTCCAGGTTGA
- a CDS encoding diguanylate cyclase, with protein MSKFLIVEDSQVIQKILRHIAKQELDREVLFAASMAEAKALYADHKHELIAGIIDIALPDAPNGELVDFLLEDHFPLIVLTGTDDGERRQSLLKKGAADYVLKESRYSYQYAVQMLSRLEKNSNVKILVVDDSRQIRQFVTYLLKLHRYQVFEAEDGLVALQILDKEPDIHMVLTDYHMPNLNGFELVQQIRQRYEKTPIAVIGLSSQGDSHVSVQFIKNGANDFLPKPFEHEEFFCRVTNNIESLERMLSLKLQATKDYLTGLNNRRYFAEEGDAHLRRCQTEEIPICLAMIDIDLFKRVNDGFGHLVGDQVLKQFAYYLDDCFGRFITARTGGEEFSILLTGLQPSQARSLLEEFRIMVEELEFEFGDGEYLRLTISIGMSVASDDSLDSLLQRADQHLYAAKDSGRNMLVSDSIMLS; from the coding sequence ATGAGTAAGTTTCTTATTGTTGAAGACAGTCAGGTCATACAGAAGATTCTGCGGCATATAGCTAAACAGGAGCTGGACCGAGAGGTGTTGTTCGCTGCCAGCATGGCGGAAGCTAAGGCGTTATACGCCGATCATAAGCATGAGTTAATTGCGGGTATCATTGATATTGCATTACCTGATGCTCCTAACGGTGAGCTTGTCGATTTTCTTCTAGAGGATCATTTCCCTCTAATCGTGTTAACCGGTACCGATGACGGTGAACGTCGTCAGTCACTGCTGAAAAAAGGTGCCGCTGATTACGTTTTAAAGGAAAGTCGATACTCCTACCAATATGCCGTACAGATGCTGAGTCGTCTGGAAAAAAATTCTAACGTTAAGATTTTAGTAGTCGACGACTCTCGGCAAATACGCCAGTTTGTGACCTACTTACTCAAACTTCATCGCTATCAAGTTTTTGAGGCTGAGGATGGTCTCGTAGCGTTACAGATTCTCGATAAAGAACCTGATATTCATATGGTGCTAACGGATTATCATATGCCTAACCTCAATGGTTTTGAGTTGGTTCAGCAAATTCGTCAACGGTATGAGAAAACGCCTATTGCCGTTATCGGATTGTCTAGTCAGGGCGATAGCCATGTTTCCGTGCAGTTTATTAAAAATGGTGCGAATGATTTCTTACCTAAGCCCTTTGAACATGAGGAGTTCTTCTGTCGCGTAACGAATAATATCGAGTCGCTGGAGCGTATGTTGTCGCTTAAATTACAAGCAACTAAAGATTATCTTACCGGTTTGAATAATAGGCGCTATTTTGCCGAAGAAGGGGACGCTCATTTGCGTCGTTGCCAGACAGAGGAAATTCCAATCTGTCTCGCTATGATCGATATTGATCTATTTAAACGAGTAAATGACGGATTTGGTCACTTAGTAGGTGATCAAGTTTTGAAGCAATTTGCTTATTATTTGGATGATTGCTTCGGGCGTTTTATTACCGCACGGACAGGGGGAGAGGAATTTAGTATCTTGTTAACTGGCTTGCAGCCCTCACAAGCTCGTAGTTTGCTTGAAGAATTCAGGATTATGGTCGAAGAGCTGGAATTTGAATTTGGCGACGGCGAGTATCTTAGGCTAACCATCAGCATCGGGATGAGCGTTGCGAGTGATGATAGTTTGGATTCACTTCTCCAGCGAGCGGATCAGCATCTCTATGCAGCAAAAGATAGCGGACGGAACATGTTGGTTTCTGACAGCATTATGCTCTCCTAA
- a CDS encoding sulfite oxidase heme-binding subunit YedZ: MSILSAISNKITSVPVLWRRFIITGLSALPALYILQLVIRIQTGEWDLLGPEPGKALVWLTGTWAFNFLLIALMVTPLYRLLNQRWVLVHRRMLGLWAFLYTSLHALAYATFLLQWQWADITSEIVKRPYLLLGTGAWTILLALALTSTRWAQKSLGKRWKALHKLVYFAALLASVHYLLQIRAGWFEPVLYTVLTILVLLVRNRRFEGFWKKSDKI; this comes from the coding sequence ATGTCCATTCTTAGCGCTATCTCTAATAAGATAACGTCGGTGCCTGTACTTTGGCGTCGATTTATAATTACTGGTCTCTCAGCACTGCCGGCACTCTACATTTTGCAGTTAGTTATTCGTATTCAAACAGGAGAGTGGGATTTACTTGGTCCTGAGCCTGGCAAAGCTTTGGTATGGCTAACAGGAACGTGGGCATTTAACTTTCTATTGATCGCTCTAATGGTCACGCCTTTATATCGGCTATTAAACCAACGTTGGGTTCTGGTTCATCGTCGCATGCTCGGGCTTTGGGCATTTCTCTATACAAGTTTGCACGCACTGGCTTATGCAACTTTCTTGTTGCAGTGGCAATGGGCCGATATCACGAGCGAAATAGTAAAGCGTCCCTATCTATTGTTAGGGACCGGCGCGTGGACGATATTGCTAGCATTGGCCCTAACCTCAACTCGCTGGGCGCAGAAATCCCTAGGTAAGCGCTGGAAGGCCTTGCACAAGTTAGTGTATTTCGCAGCGTTACTGGCATCCGTTCACTATTTGCTACAAATCCGTGCTGGTTGGTTTGAGCCTGTGCTCTACACTGTTTTAACGATTCTGGTTTTATTAGTCCGAAATCGCCGTTTCGAAGGCTTTTGGAAGAAAAGTGACAAAATATGA
- the msrP gene encoding protein-methionine-sulfoxide reductase catalytic subunit MsrP, which translates to MIIQQRKANDILPSEITPKSTYLNRRKFMTGALTSAAALATSPVLAIQSADGKPALSSPNELQKQILAASETAWGKDETLSPYSAVTQYNNFYEFGTGKTDPSRYAGDFKTDGWKVEIGGECEVKGQFTLEDILKPLDLEERIYRLRCVEAWSMVIPWIGFPLAELLKRFKPLSSAKYVEFTTIEDPEQMPGQRSVFSTIDWPYKEGLRMDEAMHPLTLMAVGLYGEILPNQNGAPLRLVVPWKYGFKSIKSIVAIRFVEEMPSTTWNDLAPQEYGFYANVNPKVDHPRWSQASERRLPNGLFSANRIPTQMFNGYASEVEGLYSGMDLRRFY; encoded by the coding sequence ATGATTATTCAGCAACGTAAAGCGAACGACATCCTTCCTTCTGAAATAACGCCGAAATCGACTTATCTTAATCGCCGTAAGTTTATGACGGGGGCTTTAACATCTGCTGCAGCGCTAGCGACATCTCCTGTGTTGGCAATCCAATCGGCTGACGGAAAACCCGCATTATCCAGCCCAAATGAATTGCAAAAACAAATTCTTGCCGCGTCCGAAACCGCTTGGGGTAAAGACGAAACGCTTTCACCATACAGTGCCGTGACTCAGTACAATAATTTCTATGAATTTGGTACAGGTAAAACAGATCCGTCACGGTATGCCGGCGATTTTAAGACCGACGGCTGGAAGGTAGAGATTGGCGGCGAATGCGAAGTGAAGGGGCAGTTTACCCTTGAAGATATTCTGAAGCCGTTGGATTTAGAAGAGCGTATCTATCGCTTACGCTGTGTCGAAGCTTGGTCAATGGTGATTCCCTGGATTGGCTTCCCTCTGGCTGAATTGTTGAAACGTTTTAAGCCTTTATCTTCGGCTAAGTATGTCGAATTCACCACCATTGAAGATCCGGAACAAATGCCGGGCCAGCGCTCAGTGTTTTCAACCATCGATTGGCCATATAAAGAAGGCTTGCGTATGGATGAAGCCATGCATCCTTTAACGCTTATGGCTGTCGGCTTATATGGTGAAATCTTGCCCAATCAAAATGGTGCACCATTGCGTTTAGTCGTGCCATGGAAGTACGGTTTTAAAAGCATTAAGTCTATCGTCGCCATTCGTTTTGTTGAAGAAATGCCTAGTACGACTTGGAATGATCTTGCCCCACAAGAATACGGCTTCTACGCCAACGTCAATCCCAAGGTCGATCATCCGCGCTGGAGTCAGGCTTCCGAGCGGCGCTTGCCAAATGGATTGTTTAGCGCCAACCGCATACCAACACAAATGTTTAATGGCTACGCCAGTGAGGTCGAAGGCCTCTATAGTGGAATGGACTTGCGCCGCTTCTATTAA
- the pssA gene encoding CDP-diacylglycerol--serine O-phosphatidyltransferase codes for MNHEEHKVVSLINNDDSNENTTETPLQPVKRDRKGIYLLPNLFTTGALFSGFYAVVAGMNGHFENAAIAIFVAMILDGLDGRVARLTNTQSDFGAEYDSLADMVSFGVAPALVAFSWALQDLGKVGWVAAFVYCAGAALRLARFNTQLAVADKNFFTGLASPAAAAIVAGTVWVFSESGMPGREIAWLMAVVVPTAGLLMVSNFRYHSFKGLDLRGKVPFVAMLAVVFVFVIVSIDPAKVLLGVFVVYALSGPCYEGWTKLKERRNS; via the coding sequence ATGAATCACGAAGAGCATAAGGTTGTGTCCTTGATTAACAACGACGACAGTAATGAAAATACAACGGAAACGCCTTTGCAGCCGGTAAAACGGGATCGCAAAGGTATTTATTTATTGCCGAATTTATTTACTACCGGCGCTTTGTTTTCTGGCTTCTATGCCGTAGTCGCCGGAATGAATGGTCATTTTGAGAATGCAGCGATCGCGATTTTTGTTGCGATGATTCTTGATGGTCTCGACGGACGTGTTGCGCGTTTAACTAATACCCAAAGCGATTTTGGCGCTGAGTACGATAGCTTGGCGGATATGGTGTCATTTGGTGTAGCGCCAGCGCTTGTTGCTTTTAGTTGGGCATTACAAGATCTCGGTAAAGTCGGTTGGGTCGCGGCTTTTGTATATTGTGCAGGTGCGGCATTGCGCCTTGCTCGTTTCAATACGCAGCTAGCGGTAGCGGATAAGAATTTCTTCACCGGGTTAGCGAGTCCAGCAGCAGCGGCTATTGTTGCAGGTACCGTATGGGTGTTTAGTGAATCTGGAATGCCTGGTCGTGAGATCGCGTGGTTAATGGCGGTTGTCGTTCCTACTGCAGGGTTGCTTATGGTTAGTAACTTTCGCTATCACAGCTTTAAAGGGCTCGATCTGCGCGGTAAGGTGCCATTTGTCGCAATGCTCGCCGTAGTGTTTGTCTTTGTTATCGTATCTATTGATCCGGCTAAAGTGTTACTGGGTGTTTTTGTTGTTTATGCGTTATCCGGACCATGTTACGAGGGATGGACGAAGTTGAAAGAGCGGAGAAACAGTTAA
- the ilvY gene encoding HTH-type transcriptional activator IlvY, producing MDYKDLQVFISIAAQQNLGRASQQLHASPSTLSRRLARMEQEAGAILFKRDAQPLVLTPAGELFRQHAEQTLAAWDALRAAVNTEVSDMTGSITLYCSVTASYSFLADLLTRFRERYPKVDLRIHTGDAAESIPRVESGDADVVIAARPEQLSSGLTFKTITPSPLLFIAPRSLGTVPQITQAEIDWSTVPMVLSESGLARTRVNHWFDARGVKPHIYAQVSGNEAIVSMVALGVGVGVVPELVLHNSPMASRVRILNVQPELEPFAVGLCAQSQRLQEPLLQALWQTATR from the coding sequence ATGGATTACAAAGACTTGCAGGTGTTTATTAGCATTGCTGCGCAGCAAAATCTCGGGCGCGCCAGTCAGCAGTTGCATGCTAGTCCGTCAACTTTGAGTCGGCGCTTAGCGCGTATGGAGCAAGAAGCAGGTGCCATTTTGTTTAAGCGCGATGCCCAGCCGCTGGTATTAACCCCAGCAGGCGAATTGTTTCGTCAGCACGCGGAGCAAACGTTAGCTGCTTGGGATGCTCTGCGCGCCGCCGTGAATACAGAAGTCAGTGATATGACGGGTTCTATCACCTTATATTGCTCGGTAACGGCGAGCTATAGTTTCCTTGCTGACTTATTAACGCGTTTTCGGGAGCGCTATCCTAAGGTGGATTTGCGTATTCACACGGGGGATGCGGCAGAATCGATTCCTCGGGTTGAGTCCGGTGACGCTGATGTGGTTATTGCCGCTCGTCCTGAACAGCTATCCTCAGGGCTAACCTTTAAAACCATTACGCCGTCACCTCTGCTATTTATTGCGCCACGCTCGCTCGGGACTGTGCCGCAAATTACTCAGGCAGAGATTGATTGGTCTACGGTGCCTATGGTGTTATCAGAGTCGGGTTTGGCGCGGACCCGTGTGAACCATTGGTTTGATGCCCGCGGAGTAAAGCCCCATATCTATGCGCAAGTATCCGGTAATGAGGCGATTGTAAGTATGGTGGCGCTCGGTGTTGGTGTTGGTGTCGTTCCTGAATTAGTGCTTCATAATAGTCCTATGGCGAGTCGAGTTCGGATTTTGAACGTGCAGCCTGAGCTAGAGCCGTTCGCAGTAGGACTTTGTGCGCAAAGTCAGCGATTACAGGAACCATTGCTGCAAGCCTTGTGGCAAACTGCAACTCGTTAG